The Coccidioides posadasii str. Silveira chromosome 3, complete sequence genome contains a region encoding:
- a CDS encoding uncharacterized protein (EggNog:ENOG410PI5C~COG:S), translating into MTRVLHRAGSAQAARARSKVPRTSLRKHKIIMETVTQEKKKLRSVISFEAKAPPGYTFIPAGNPKFTTACKEICRKDGLKVYTVSTTPHQGMHNLSQQVHRIGYHFPSVVVATVCMDRGVFLSSTGKVMPYRHLPSHGHVRELMRERRADSEISQTTINAEARDAIKDLFPNIPDKDLNQIIKTAFRKGKRKVGTAVELPLARRVQLAVVAHIRHVYTDYDRLLRLMSFQEARAAVEEPCLAKLVQWRGDDESGETVLEDVFREVIVISDDEDDDVSEDNEQTQAERDSSVEFVCSNTVVKELQTWPLQYGNSCTVDRSNLPEPSEDEAPPGVRFIPDPPRKRKTGDKKKIDRRGFSRYQAWDRARDRYKDMLNTRPGHQPAGQSSGHDSLPMSTEARLHEMQPTRQLPYTGELQPRPLHILHPVDAPVSVAQRSYRDVDDAASQLYMRRPEPPKIIRLSDGSIFERADKITRPGYDMRPGFIPPSSLHPRGYIPSEQVKYNPTSSNPYAPMQETIHSDSEFRGRTTAIGHYPDEHGREYGPDPGLLMSRKRDSNGLLINEAYREQPPLEDLSGRMNIIEIDDGRYHFPPKRSKIVVHNSIESSHPEGHRETSELLYPAGDMDTHREKSLYDSKSAAQGILINKTHISSSGYSDPPFNHRERLGAQTDRRSTGEPHLTDIPTRKDPLTSDFVDRGHPHKGQGLRHLPLVNHSIHAATNKPSVVKADSSLYGVRDDTDNVKPNQFSQLSRPRHVLLGPEPREGREVQLKRSGHANSVAMQVDSPKRRSFLSNQDTRSSRIYSHDFVRPVASPGNKEPLRYQPHSRLHDDTAGQMGRHPPKYLQQSDLCEYTSDRMIAYEAPLNRSLSPPIHHFSSRIANHRPAHAPRLLQQFPVSTQQETYDGRIVEDSYRGILPEQKRYFQQELETRPPNYREPSVRREAVEDKRPHTRHVVLRDPVLIRGN; encoded by the exons ATGACTCGTGTACTTCATCGGGCCGGGTCGGCGCAAGCCGCTCGTGCTCGCAGCAAAGTCCCCAGAACCAGTCTTCGCAAGCACAAAATAATTATGGAAACTGTCACtcaggaaaagaagaagcttCGGAGTGTT ATTTCCTTCGAAGCAAAGGCGCCGCCTGGCTACACGTTTATACCGGCCGGGAATCCCAAATTTACTACTGCATGCAAGGAAATATGTCGAAAAGATGGCCTCAAAGTGTATACTGTTTCG ACCACACCTCATCAAGGCATGCACAATCTTTCCCAACAAGTTCATAGGATCGGCTATCACTTTCCGAGTGTTGTAGTGGCCACGGTATGCATGGACCGAGGTGTCTTCCTGTCATCGACCGGGAAAGTTATGCCCTATCGGCACTTACCTAGTCACGGACATGTTAGAGAGTTGATGCGCGAACGAAGAGCAGATTCGGAGATATCGCAAACGACAATCAATGCCGAGGCCCGCGATGCGATCAAGGACTTATTTCCTAATATTCCAGATAAAGACTTGAATCAGATCATCAAAACCGCGTTCCGAAAG GGTAAACGGAAAGTTGGGACTGCTGTTGAACTCCCCCTAGCACGTCGCGTCCAGTTAGCCGTGGTCGCGCATATACGTCATGTGTACACCGATTATGATCGTCTACTCAGATTAATGTCTTTTCAAGAAGCTCGAGCTGCAGTTGAAGAACCCTGCCTTGCGAAGCTTGTACAATGGAGAGGTGATGATGAGAGCGGTGAAACCGTTCTTGAAGACGTATTTCGCGAAGTTATTGTTATCTCcgatgatgaggatgatgatgtcaGTGAAGACAATGAGCAGACACAAGCAGAACGGGATTCAAGTGTCGAATTTGTGTGCAGCAATACTGTGGTCAAAGAACTTCAGACTTGGCCATTACAATACGGTAATTCGTGCACTGTGGATAGGAGCAATCTCCCTGAGCCTTCTGAAGATGAAGCGCCTCCAGGTGTTCGCTTTATTCCAGACCCTCCAAGGAAACGGAAAACAGGGGATAAGAAAAAGATTGATCGTAGAGGCTTCAGCAGATACCAAGCCTGGGATCGAGCCAGAGATCGTTATAAGGATATGTTAAATACGCGTCCTGGCCATCAACCGGCCGGACAGTCGTCTGGACATGATTCCTTACCCATGTCCACAGAGGCGCGGCTGCATGAGATGCAACCAACCCGACAGTTGCCCTATACCGGAGAATTACAACCCCGACCTTTACATATACTTCACCCTGTGGACGCACCTGTTTCAGTGGCCCAACGTTCGTACCGAGATGTAGACGACGCCGCGTCACAACTATAT ATGAGACGACCCGAACCTCCCAAGATAATCCGTTTGTCCGACGGCTCCATATTTGAAAGAGCCGATAAAATTACGAGACCAGGTTATGATATGCGACCGGGTTTCATTCCTCCTTCATCGCTTCATCCCCGCGGGTATATACCATCTGAACAGGTGAAGTATAACCCAACTAGTAGTAATCCTTACGCTCCCATGCAGGAGACGATCCATAGTGATAGTGAATTCCGTGGACGCACCACAGCCATAGGCCATTATCCAGATGAACATGGTCGCGAATATGGGCCTGACCCGGGACTACTTATGTCGCGGAAGCGGGACTCCAATGGCTTGTTAATCAATGAAGCTTACCGTGAACAGCCTCCACTTGAGGATTTGTCTGGTAGAATGAACATCATTGaaattgatgatggcagGTATCACTTCCCCCCCAAAAGGAGCAAGATCGTGGTTCACAACTCCATTGAGAGTTCGCATCCTGAGGGCCACAGAGAAACTTCGGAACTCCTATATCCAGCCGGAGACATGGACACTCATCGAGAGAAAAGCCTTTATGATTCGAAAAGTGCAGCACAGGGTATTCTGATTAACAAAACACACATTTCTAGCAGTGGATATTCTGATCCACCATTCAATCATAGAGAGCGCCTTGGAGCACAGACGGATCGAAGGTCGACTGGGGAACCACACTTAACGGACATTCCCACTAGAAAGGATCCGCTTACCAGCGATTTCGTTGACCGTGGACATCCCCATAAGGGCCAAGGCCTGAGACATCTTCCTCTTGTTAATCATTCTATTCATGCTGCTACGAACAAACCGTCTGTTGTCAAAGCAGACAGCTCTTTATACGGGGTCAGGGATGACACAGATAATGTCAAACCTAACCAGTTTTCGCAGCTCTCGCGCCCTCGACATGTGCTTCTTGGACCAGAGCCCCGCGAAGGTCGGGAGGTCCAGTTAAAAAGGTCTGGCCACGCCAATTCTGTTGCGATGCAGGTGGATTCACCAAAACGGAGATCCTTTTTATCTAATCAAGATACACGCTCTTCGCGTATCTATTCCCACGACTTTGTTCGTCCTGTAGCTTCGCCGGGAAACAAGGAGCCCTTGAGATACCAACCACATTCCAGACTACATGATGACACAGCAGGTCAAATGGGTCGTCATCCACCAAAATATTTGCAGCAATCTGATCTTTGTGAATATACCTCAGATCGTATGATTGCATATGAAGCCCCCTTAAACCGCTCCCTATCGCCTCCAATTCACCACTTTAGTTCCCGGATTGCCAACCATCGTCCTGCTCATGCACCTCGGCTCTTGCAACAGTTTCCGGTTTCCACCCAGCAAGAAACTTATGATGGTCGTATAGTAGAAGATTCTTACCGTGGTATCCTGCCAGAACAAAAACG ATATTTCCAACAAGAGCTGGAAACCCGTCCACCAAATTACCGCGAGCCAAGTGTTCGAAGGGAAGCTGTTGAAGACAAGCGTCCTCACACCAGACACGTTGTACTGCGAGACCCTGTGCTTATTCGGGGGAACTGA
- a CDS encoding uncharacterized protein (EggNog:ENOG410PW3A~COG:F), translated as MRAANMASGRQFTGILFTGIMMARNGPKVLEYDARFRDTETQTMMMLLAPECDLAAVLLACSTGKLNTVSIPVLPGYACSIVDPADGYPQSLSKGNIITLLTPLKVAVYFSLID; from the coding sequence ATGCGGGCCGCTAACATGGCATCAGGGCGGCAATTTACTGGCATACTTTTCACAGGTATTATGATGGCGAGAAATGGGCCCAAAGTCCTGGAATACGATGCAAGATTTAGAGATACTGAAACGCAAACAATGATGATGCTTCTCGCGCCGGAATGTGATCTTGCAGCTGTGTTACTTGCTTGTTCAACGGGGAAACTAAACACAGTATCTATACCAGTCTTGCCTGGATATGCATGCAGCATTGTTGATCCTGCAGACGGTTACCCGCAATCTCTTTCTAAAGGAAACATCATTACCTTGCTCACCCCCCTGAAGGTCGCTGTTTACTTCTCTTTGATTGACTAA